TCTCCGCTGCCGATCGTTACAGGGACGGCAGGCCGTTCCCCGCAGGGGAGCGTCACTTCTATGATCGTCCCTTCTCCGATCCTGCTCGAGACGGTAAGGCTGCCTTCGAGTGCTGCGATAAGATATTTGACGATCATAAGCCCCATGCCCGGGGGGGCATCTGCAGGGATCTCGCCGGTGGGCCCTTCGCCCGGTTCCAGCAGGTTCGCGATCTGCCCGGGGTTCATTCCCTTTCCCGTGTCCGTAACGGTGATCCTCAGCCGGTCGTCATCCTTGTTCAGGATCAGGGCAATCCGTCCCCGGTCCGTGAACTTGACGGCATTGTTTGCAAGCTCGGTCATGATCCGTCGCACCTTCCCGGGGTCCGATACGAAGAAAACCGGACGGGGAGCCGGGACATCCATGACCCTGACCGGTTTCTGCCCGATGGCGGCCCGGGCCGTCTGCGCAACATCGTGGAGCAACGCCACGACGTCGAAGCGCTGCATCGTCATCTCCACCGGCTCCGCCTCCAGGCGGGACAGCTCGATGATGTTTGACAGCGACGACGAAAGCTCCGCCGCATCGGTCTGGAGGATGGCAAGCCGCTGCTGAAGGCTTTCCAACTCGTCCTTTTCATAGGCCACGCGCATCAGCTCCGCGACGCCGAGGATCTCGTACAGGCTGAGGCCTGCTCTGCGGGCCTCGGTCCTGACAAGCGAAGACCACAGCCATGAAGATTTCCCGGCCGATGATTGCGGGGCGCCTGCTGCATTATTCACTGCGTCTTCCGCGTGCGACGCGCTCAAACAGGAACTCCCCGGTATAGAGCGAATATTATTCATAGCCGTATTCATGGGTATTCTCCTCTCACGGTCATTTGTGTGAAACCCGCCCAACGCCGGTTTACGAAGGCAGGTGTCACTCCTCATTCAGGGCCAATTCGCCGGCTGCCTCTTGCTGCTCACCGGCCTTTTGCCCTGTTCTTGCCGGCCGCCACCAGAGCAGCACCGAGAGCGCGGCCGCGAGCAGGAGGTGGAGGTAGAAGGTGAAAAATCGCCAGCCCAGCGTTGCCAGTCCGATCGTTCCGTCCGGAAGAAACGGCTTGTACAGGAGCGAAAAAATGACCTCGGCCCCGCCCGATGCGCCCGGTGTCGGCACGAGGGTCATCAGTGCGAACACGAACACCTGGAGCACCATGAACAGGACCGGACGGACCGGGACCCCGATGCCGGCGAGCAGCAGGGAAATGATCGAATAGCGGCAGGTCCACTGGACAGCAGTGAGCACTATGGTCAGCAGAAGTACGGTTTTCCCCCTGCTCCCGACCAGCCGGAAGGTCATGAGAAAATTCCGGAGCGTGGTCAGGGTCTTCTCCCGGAGCTTGTCAAGACTCACAGGCCAGCGCAAGCCGATCCCGCGTCTTGTGAGAACCAGCGCCAATACGCCGACAGCAAGTACGCCTGCCCCCGCGGCAAGCAACCAGTGCCCAACCGCAAAAAAGTGCATGCCGCTGATCTGGGGCAGGTCCCAAGATGAAGAAGCCGTCAGCGCCAGCGGGACCATGACCAGAAAAAAAAGGGCGTCTTCCATGTTTTCGAGGGCCGGAAGCGACAAAGACGTCCCGGCGCTGTAGCCGCGGTTCATCAGCATGCCGATCTTGACCGCGCTGCCTCCGACCAGGGGAGGCGTTAGAGCGCCTCCCAGATCCGCCGTGACCGCAATCCGGAATGCCTCTCCATACTCGAGCGGTTGCTTGAGAAACCTGCTCCAGATGAACAGCCTGAGGGAGCAGGTGAACCAGGGAACGACGCTCAGCAGGGCGGCAAGGAGGAGATACCCGGGGGTGAAATGGACGATCGAAGCAACAACCCCCCGGTCTGTCGTGGCCAGGCAGTACAGGATATTGCCGATGATCCCGACAGGTACGAGAACGAGCAGCTTTCGAAACGGCCCGCTCAATCGTTCCAGAAGTGCGCTTCCCGGTGAATCCCGGCGCGACCCGTCGATCGAGCCGTCACGCGCAGTGCCCATGGTTCTCCGATCGCATTGCCCGATGGTAGGCGAGGAACTGCTGCGACCCTTCCTTGCCCAGGTATCGCTCCAGCATCTTCGGCTCTGTTTCGGCAAGATCCACCATGATCAGACCGTCGACGACGTTGCCGAAGGCGGGGTCCACATTGAACCCGATGATCCGTCCACCGAGCTTGAGATACTGCTTCAGCAGAATGGGGATGCCCTTCTGGTCGCTTTCGATCGAGGCGATCAGGCCGGAGATGTCCTCGATATCGTCCTTTGCGCATCGCATGGCAATCTCCATGTCCCAGTCCTTGAGCGGCCGGATCCTGACCGGCCTCCTGGCTTTGACCAGCTCCGCCATGTCGTTCCGGTACCGGTTCATTTTCAGGAAGCGCACGATCAACTGCCGCGACAGGGCCTGATATTCATCGGTGATGCTTACCGGACCGAACAGGGTCCGGTAATGGGGATTATCCACGATATACCTGCCGATCCCCTTCCAGAGCAGGAGGAGAGGCGCATAGGACCGCTGGTATTCGGGGCGGACAAAGGAGCGGCCCAGTTCCAGCGCCGGGCCAAGACGTTTCAGGAACTCCCCGTCGTATTGGAAAAGCGTGCTCGTGTAGATGCCCCGGACACCCTGCTGCTTTACGAGTTCGTCGGTGAGGCCGATGCGGTACGCGCCGACCACCTCGTTCTTCCCGCGGTTCCATATGAAGAGATGGAGATAGGTCTGATCGAAGCCATCCAGGTCCACGGCGTTACCGGTCCCTTCACCCACGGCGCGGAACGTGACCTCCCGGAGACGTCCGATCTCGAGCAGTACATGGGGTATCTGTTCCGCCCGGGCCTGGATCACCAGATGATCTCCGCTCTCTGCGAGCGTCTGGCTCGGGGCGAGGCGGCTGACCTCCCCCGCGAGAACCAGGGGAGGCTGCGGAGGAATGATCGGCCTGGTCATGATCGCAGCAGGGATCCTACGCCGGACGGGTCGGTTGCTGATGGCGTCCGCTTTCAAGGCCCGGTGCTCCAGGATGTAGGTGCGCATGCGGAGATATTCCATCATCTCCGCATCCTGCTCGATGCCTGCCAATTTCTGGAAGGGGATAAGGTCGCCGACGCGAACACGGATCTTCCTGCGGCCTTTGTTCAGGAGCTCGTTGGGCAGCATCGCGGTCCTGAGCAGGGGATGGACCATTCCCGCCATGTGGAAAGCCGGGCTGTTCGTCCCCAGAAAGAAGATCGGGAGGACCGGAGCTTCCGTCCTCCGGATGACGCGCGCGATCGTCGGGCTCCAGGCGGGATCGGTGATCGCTCCTTTCCGGAGGTCGAAGTGCGAGACCTCACCAGCGGGGAACACGACCAGCAAGCCGCCGTTTGCAACCCACTGCAGCGTTTCACGGATAGGCTTGAAGTTCTGGCGCACCGCGCCGTCCTGCTTGAAAGGGTTCACGCCGATAAGCAGCTCTCGCATCTCGGGAATGCAGGCGAGGAGAGAATTTGCCATGAACTTCACATCGCTTCGGATGGAACGGAGGAGGGATGCAAGGATGACGCCTTCGATCCCGCCATAGGGATGGTTCGCCACAACGATGGCCGGTCCCGACGCCGGAAGCTTTGCAAGATCTCTGTCATTGAGGTCATAGGCCACATCGAGCAGCTCCAGGACCTTGTCTGGAAAGGGCCGTTTGTCCCTCATCCGCGAAACTTCGGCATAGGCCTTGTTCAGCCGGGGGAACGCAAGAACATGTTCGATCGGTCCCTTTACCATCGAGAACAGCTTTTTCTGCAGCGGGTCCTTGATGTCGGGAGCAAGGGTGAAGATCCGGTCCGTTTCCATTTGTTCGAGCATGTCAGTTACTCCTTCATATTGTAAAGAGCAGCAGGGGTACCATGAAGACACGAAGGAAAACCAGATCTTTGACACTGAAAATAAATGATGGCCTGTGATTAAAACAGATGAATCATGAAATGATCAGTGTAAATCTGTGTCTAAAGATATTTTCTTTCTCCGTGGCTCAGTGTCAACGCGGTGGATATTGACTTTCTTACGCAAGACGCGCCCGAATATAGTCCGTCATGCGGTAGCCCCAGGACCAGACCCCGCTCTCGGGCATAGGCGACAGCCGCGAGTCGCTGCCGATACGATAGCGGTTTCCGCGCCAGACGACGGTCGCGCTCACGATCGGCACGAACCAGACCAGCCCGATGATGATGTCCTTGATGGGCACGAGCACGTACTGGAGCGAATTCGTTCCCGAAGCGGCAGGCACCTGCGTCCGGATGCTTCTCCCCATGAACGAATCAGCGAACATCTTGACGAGGCTGACGAGCGCCGCGAAGGAAAGCGTCATTCTCGATGGCCCGGTGAAGAGGATTGGCAGGGAAGCGACGAAGATCGGGTTTGCGAGGATCTCAGAGAAATACTTGAGGCCGCCGATCCTCCAGCGGAGCTTTCCCCAACGGGTATGCCGGTTCAGGAAGCGCTTGACGTCCCAGTATTCGTTGACGTTGTTGATCAGGTAGTTCGAAAGGGCGACCTTTTTGCCGGCCCTGCTCATTTCCCTGCCGATGATGAAATCCTCGGCCAGAATATCCTTGAACGCCGGGAACCCTCCCAGGGCCTCGAAGTCGCTCTTTTTCATCAGCATGGATTTCCCGATGACGCAGGACATGCCGAGGAACCGGTCGAGAAAGCTGACGCTCCCGATTATGAAGGAGTTCAGGTGCAGGTTCTCGAGAATCGCTCCGAACGTGCGGCCGCCGACGCCCCGGATGAGGCTGCTCACGAGCCCCACGTCGGCGTCCTTCGTGTGGCTTGCGATCTCGCGGAGATAGTCGGGCCCTACCAGCACGTTGCTGTCGCTGATCAGGATGTAGGGATGGCGGCTTTTGCGGTATGCGGGGATCAGGTTGTTGATCTTCGGGTTCAGCCCCACGTTGCAGCGTTCCACAACGATGGTGATGTCGCGGTCGGGATATTTTTCCTGGACCTTGCATGCCACCTTGTAAGCCGCATCGTTCCGGTCCTGCAGGGCGAAAAGGACCTCGTATTCAGGATAGTCCTGCGTGCAGAAGCTCGCGAGGTTGTCGAATAGATTGTCGTCGATGCCGCGGAGCGGCTTCAGGATCGATAGGGGCGGCTGCGGGCCTGTCGTTGTCCTGTCCTTCCTGATGAGCGTGTGTGCCGACCACGCCTGGAGCAGGGTAAGCACGATCCCGATGAGAGAGATTGCTGCGCAGATCAGAAACAGTGTCATGGCATACCTCCTGTCGTCGCGTACCGTATAGTCAAGAATTAACCACAGAGTACACAGAGAAATTATTAGATCTCAAAATGATTCAGGCTTTCTATAGCCTCGCCCTCTGTGCTCTCTTACTACGACGTTTAAATCCGTTTTCTGCATTTCAATTCTTCCTGTTTTCAAGGAAAAACTTTTTGAGTCAGTTGAGAACACAGAGCACTGCTCCGTGCTCTCTGTGGTTTCATGTTCAGTCTCATCTGTTTCATGAAACATTTGACAGTGCCTCGCGTCCTTTGTCCGGTCAGTTCCGAAAGAGCGTGATGGCCACGCCCCGGTTGTGCTTGATGCAGTTTTTCACCGATTCCACATCCTTCTCGCAGTTCAACATAGTCTTCCACGAGTACAGGTGGCGGGCCTTGTGAAAATCGCTGTTCGCGATGTAGGGATATTTTTTCAGGCTGATCACGTTGAACACGTCGTCCCGGTTCGCGATCTCCCAGGCGTCGATGTACTTGGCGTATTTGTCCCGGTTGTTCCAGAGGTACAGCGTGTCGGGGTTCATGGGGTCGGGAGTGTGGTGCGGATGGCATGCCACGACCAGCGAGTCCTGCCGCTTCGCCTCTTCAAAAATGTCTTCGCAACTCATGCAGGCGGGGATGAATTCCTTGATGTCCAGGAGGAGGAAATGGGCGGATTCTTCTTTTGAAAAATAGTTTTTGCTGATCTCAACGCCAGGGATCACGAGCATCCCGTATTTCTCCCACGCCCGCTTCGCCTCGTCCTTAACCGCGGCCAGGTAGTCGTCGAAGGTATCGCCGCGCACCGAAAGGTTGAACCTGCGGGTGACCTTGCCGATTGCGTTGTCGCCGTTTACGACGTGGTCTGTGATGGCGATGACGTCGAAGCCCGCCTGGCCGAAAAGGTCGACGGTCTTTCCCAGCTCTAGGGAACCGTCGGAAAAAGACGTGTGGATATGAAAATCACACAGCATCATTGAGTTCTATCATACTTTTCTACCATTACGGGAATGTTACGGAATTATGAATATTCTGTTACAGGTTCCGCTTATCCGGCGGTCATGCCGCAGCGCCAGCAGGCTGGTCCACGAGGACAAGGTCCTGTCCGTCGAGGGGCCGCTTGCATTCCAGCACCAGCGAGGTGACCAGCGCATCGACGTGATCGGGGATCACGCATTTTTCAGAGCGATGGGAAAATACGGATTTGAGCACGCGCTGCTCGAACGATTCGCCCCCCTCGATCATGTCATGGTCTACGACGATGATGTCCGCCGGCTCGCTGACATAGACGTCGGCGACTACGCCGCTTTCTATCTTTATGACAATGGTATTGTTCATACGATACCTCCTCCGTGATACGGATGCAGGATGCACTGCCATCGGACGCAGCTTGAGCTTTGTACTGCGTGATCATACCCTTCGATTGTTACGCGGGGATTACCGGAGCATGAAGTTTCCATTACATCGATGAACGGCTTTGGATGAGGTATGCATAATAGGTCGCGGCATAGGTGGGGGTGCGCTGGAGAGTCTCGAAGTCTACCTTGTAGAGCCCGAAACGGGCGTCGAGGCCCTGCAGCCATTCATAATTGTCGATCAGGGTCCAGTAGAAGTACCCCTTGACGTTCAGCCCGTCCCGGAGGCAGCGCTCGACGACGTCCACGTGCTTCTTCATGTACTTGACCTTTTCTTCGGTGTCGTGCGTGGCAATGCCGTTCTCCGTGACGTAGAGCGGGAGGTTCAGGCGGGACGCATAGCGCAGGACCTTTTCGAGCCCGCGCGGATGGATCTCCCAGCCCAGCTTGGTGAGCCCGTTACCGTCAATGTCCATGTGACGGAGCTCGACGCCCATCTTCTTGAAGGGGTTGAAACGCAAATGGATCCTCGTGTAGTAATTGACGCCGAAAAAGTCGAGCTTGCCCCGGATGGGGATCTCGATCTCCACGGGACGGTAGAAGGGGAACTTGATGACGAAGACGCCTGTCTGGAAGGCATTGATGATGGAGTGGTTGTAGAAGAAATTGGCCGATTTTTTGAGCAGCCGGTCGAGCGGGTTCCAACGCTTCCAGGGCGCGAACACCGACATATTGTGCGCGATGCTCACCTGCGCATCGGGAACGTAGCGATGAATGATGTCATAGGCCTTTCCATGGGACGTGAAGATGTTCTTCAGGGCGAGGAGCGAACGGGGCACGTCCCGCATGCCGGGAGGCGTGCAGCCCTCCAGGTAGCCGCCGAGCAGGATCACGTAGGGCTCATTGAACGTGATCCAGTACCGGACCCCCTTTAGGGCCGAGGCCATCGCTTCGGTATAGCGGAGGAACTTTTCGATCGACAGGGACCGGTGCCAGGGCGTCCGCTCCATGAACCATTTCGGGTGCGTGAAATGATGGAGGGTGACCATGGGTTCGATGTTGTAGCTTCGGATGATGTCGATGATCTCCTGGTAGTGCCCGATGGCCTCTTCGTTCCACGTGTCGGGGCGGGGCTGGATCCTGCTCCATTCCAGGGAGAACCGGTATGCATTGACCCCCAGCTCCTTCAGAAGCTCCAGGTCCTGCCGGAACAGACGGTAATGGTCGGTGATGTCCGGCTTGGTCACCAGCACCGGGTCCCACGTCGTCCAGTCCGCGTCGGGCGCGCCTTCGAGCTGGAATGCCGAGGTGGCGACGCCCCATTGAAAATCCGGGGGAAAGATCTTTTTTTTCTGATTTTCCTGCATGGGGTCTTTGTCTTCCTTTTCCTACTTCCAGTGGAGCACCATAAGGAGAAGTCCCGCGACGGAAATGAAGCAAAGAAGTATCTCCTCGATTTTATTTGTCTTATTCTTGTTCATGCCGTTATCCATGAGGGGTTCCTTCCGTTTCCTGATATTTTTCCGGCGAGAAGACGACAGCCAGGGTCCTGATGACGCCGATCACGAGGATCAGGGCCGCGAGCGCGATGATCATGCCCCTTTCCAGACTGCGCTCGTAGAGCCCGATCATGATCTCGCGGAGCACGAATACGAGTGCCGCGTCGGTGATGAACGTTATCTTGAGCCGGTGCACGGCAAAGTACTCTATGATGCTGCGGAGCAGCTCGATGGCGATGAACATCGAAAGGATGTTGGTCACCATCAGGTCGAAGGCCGATGCAATGGTCCGGCTCCCGAACACGGCGCGCAGGTCAAGGATGACCCTCGCGAGCCCCATCATGAGGGCAATAATAACGATCGGGACCATGAACTTGATCATGACGTCGATGATCTTTGTGAAGTATTTCATACATCGCGGACAAGCTGAACGGACACCGTCGGAATCATTTGGCTGATTCCATCATGCCACTGTTTTATTACATGCATGTTACAAAATTAAATTTATATGGAGGGGGGAGATCGACAATCCGTTAAGTTAATACATTGATCATCGTACGTGCACAGGAGGGGGAGATCGCTTAAGCTATGAAAAAGGGGCTGTTGTGCCCTTTGGGATCGTGGACGGGTCTGGGGATGTTGAATGTGATGCTGTTGGAGGCTGAGATGCTTGCCTGGACATTTGACTTTTCGTCCGGTTATCCTTCTCGCAACGTTTGAGCTTTAACCGGCCTCGCAGGCGTAAAGGTCACATTCTAATGACTGAACCTGCTTTATAGGCTCAAGTATGGGTGGTCTATGAACCTGGTTGAAGAGATCATCTCGCCATTAACAATTCCATACTTTAGAAGCATCATATTTGTAATGATTTTGTATTAGTAGGAAAGTAATGAAAAAGCCGATGGACACAGAGTCATCAACGAACTACAATTCAATTGAGTAATTGAAAAAAATGGGTGTGTTGAATTGAAAGGAGAGAGAACTTATGGCTCTGTTGGAAGACGGATTGAAGGGAAATCTAGCTACCGGTCTTGCGATCGGCATCGGTGCCGCGATCCTGGCTCCCATCGTGGTCCCGCTCTTTGCGAACGTGGCGAAGCCCCTTGCAAAGGCCGCTATAAAAGGGGGGATTCAGCTCTTTGAACGGGGCAAGGAGACCTTCGCGGAGATCGCCGAGATCACCGAGGACATCGTTGCCGAGGCGAAGTCGGAGCTTGCCGAGTCCCAAGCCGCAGCAGTAGCGGGCGTGACCGGCGCGGCAGCAGCCATTCCGCCGCAGCCGGGCAGTGAGTCAGCGGGGTGACCATGCCTCCCGAAGCATTCATCGCCTACAGCTCGCCGGGGCGGTTCAGGGTCAGGATTCCCGCGCTCAAAGGGAATCCGGCTGCGCTCGGTGCCTGCGGTGAGAAGTGCGCAGCCTGTCCCGGGGTAGAAACGGTTGATACGAATGCGGCAACAGGAAGCCTGCTCTTTCTGCACCGGACAACAAGTGTCGCCATCCTGGATTTTGCCCGCTCAAAGGACCTATTCGTGGTGCGAGAGCCCGGTCGTGCCTTGAAACCGGATCCCGCGAATTTCCGAAGGGACGTGCGGGAGACATTCAAGAACGCTGATCAGCAGATCAGAAAGTTGACGGGCGGCGAGAT
This genomic interval from Nitrospirota bacterium contains the following:
- a CDS encoding glycosyltransferase, coding for MTLFLICAAISLIGIVLTLLQAWSAHTLIRKDRTTTGPQPPLSILKPLRGIDDNLFDNLASFCTQDYPEYEVLFALQDRNDAAYKVACKVQEKYPDRDITIVVERCNVGLNPKINNLIPAYRKSRHPYILISDSNVLVGPDYLREIASHTKDADVGLVSSLIRGVGGRTFGAILENLHLNSFIIGSVSFLDRFLGMSCVIGKSMLMKKSDFEALGGFPAFKDILAEDFIIGREMSRAGKKVALSNYLINNVNEYWDVKRFLNRHTRWGKLRWRIGGLKYFSEILANPIFVASLPILFTGPSRMTLSFAALVSLVKMFADSFMGRSIRTQVPAASGTNSLQYVLVPIKDIIIGLVWFVPIVSATVVWRGNRYRIGSDSRLSPMPESGVWSWGYRMTDYIRARLA
- a CDS encoding glycoside hydrolase family 1 protein; its protein translation is MQENQKKKIFPPDFQWGVATSAFQLEGAPDADWTTWDPVLVTKPDITDHYRLFRQDLELLKELGVNAYRFSLEWSRIQPRPDTWNEEAIGHYQEIIDIIRSYNIEPMVTLHHFTHPKWFMERTPWHRSLSIEKFLRYTEAMASALKGVRYWITFNEPYVILLGGYLEGCTPPGMRDVPRSLLALKNIFTSHGKAYDIIHRYVPDAQVSIAHNMSVFAPWKRWNPLDRLLKKSANFFYNHSIINAFQTGVFVIKFPFYRPVEIEIPIRGKLDFFGVNYYTRIHLRFNPFKKMGVELRHMDIDGNGLTKLGWEIHPRGLEKVLRYASRLNLPLYVTENGIATHDTEEKVKYMKKHVDVVERCLRDGLNVKGYFYWTLIDNYEWLQGLDARFGLYKVDFETLQRTPTYAATYYAYLIQSRSSM
- a CDS encoding GNAT family N-acyltransferase, coding for MLEQMETDRIFTLAPDIKDPLQKKLFSMVKGPIEHVLAFPRLNKAYAEVSRMRDKRPFPDKVLELLDVAYDLNDRDLAKLPASGPAIVVANHPYGGIEGVILASLLRSIRSDVKFMANSLLACIPEMRELLIGVNPFKQDGAVRQNFKPIRETLQWVANGGLLVVFPAGEVSHFDLRKGAITDPAWSPTIARVIRRTEAPVLPIFFLGTNSPAFHMAGMVHPLLRTAMLPNELLNKGRRKIRVRVGDLIPFQKLAGIEQDAEMMEYLRMRTYILEHRALKADAISNRPVRRRIPAAIMTRPIIPPQPPLVLAGEVSRLAPSQTLAESGDHLVIQARAEQIPHVLLEIGRLREVTFRAVGEGTGNAVDLDGFDQTYLHLFIWNRGKNEVVGAYRIGLTDELVKQQGVRGIYTSTLFQYDGEFLKRLGPALELGRSFVRPEYQRSYAPLLLLWKGIGRYIVDNPHYRTLFGPVSITDEYQALSRQLIVRFLKMNRYRNDMAELVKARRPVRIRPLKDWDMEIAMRCAKDDIEDISGLIASIESDQKGIPILLKQYLKLGGRIIGFNVDPAFGNVVDGLIMVDLAETEPKMLERYLGKEGSQQFLAYHRAMRSENHGHCA
- a CDS encoding DUF5132 domain-containing protein — protein: MALLEDGLKGNLATGLAIGIGAAILAPIVVPLFANVAKPLAKAAIKGGIQLFERGKETFAEIAEITEDIVAEAKSELAESQAAAVAGVTGAAAAIPPQPGSESAG
- a CDS encoding phosphate-starvation-inducible PsiE family protein, which codes for MKYFTKIIDVMIKFMVPIVIIALMMGLARVILDLRAVFGSRTIASAFDLMVTNILSMFIAIELLRSIIEYFAVHRLKITFITDAALVFVLREIMIGLYERSLERGMIIALAALILVIGVIRTLAVVFSPEKYQETEGTPHG
- a CDS encoding HAMP domain-containing sensor histidine kinase, with protein sequence MNNAAGAPQSSAGKSSWLWSSLVRTEARRAGLSLYEILGVAELMRVAYEKDELESLQQRLAILQTDAAELSSSLSNIIELSRLEAEPVEMTMQRFDVVALLHDVAQTARAAIGQKPVRVMDVPAPRPVFFVSDPGKVRRIMTELANNAVKFTDRGRIALILNKDDDRLRITVTDTGKGMNPGQIANLLEPGEGPTGEIPADAPPGMGLMIVKYLIAALEGSLTVSSRIGEGTIIEVTLPCGERPAVPVTIGSGEPAPDHGR
- a CDS encoding lysylphosphatidylglycerol synthase transmembrane domain-containing protein yields the protein MGTARDGSIDGSRRDSPGSALLERLSGPFRKLLVLVPVGIIGNILYCLATTDRGVVASIVHFTPGYLLLAALLSVVPWFTCSLRLFIWSRFLKQPLEYGEAFRIAVTADLGGALTPPLVGGSAVKIGMLMNRGYSAGTSLSLPALENMEDALFFLVMVPLALTASSSWDLPQISGMHFFAVGHWLLAAGAGVLAVGVLALVLTRRGIGLRWPVSLDKLREKTLTTLRNFLMTFRLVGSRGKTVLLLTIVLTAVQWTCRYSIISLLLAGIGVPVRPVLFMVLQVFVFALMTLVPTPGASGGAEVIFSLLYKPFLPDGTIGLATLGWRFFTFYLHLLLAAALSVLLWWRPARTGQKAGEQQEAAGELALNEE
- a CDS encoding PHP domain-containing protein, which codes for MMLCDFHIHTSFSDGSLELGKTVDLFGQAGFDVIAITDHVVNGDNAIGKVTRRFNLSVRGDTFDDYLAAVKDEAKRAWEKYGMLVIPGVEISKNYFSKEESAHFLLLDIKEFIPACMSCEDIFEEAKRQDSLVVACHPHHTPDPMNPDTLYLWNNRDKYAKYIDAWEIANRDDVFNVISLKKYPYIANSDFHKARHLYSWKTMLNCEKDVESVKNCIKHNRGVAITLFRN